In the Paenibacillus sp. FSL R7-0337 genome, GGCTTCCTCGGTGCGACCTGCAGTCATGGAACGCTGCACCTCAATGAAGATATTGTACATATCGGCAAAGAAATGCTGGATGAACAATCACGCCGGTTCGTACCCATTGTGACCGATTTCTCCAGAAGTGTGCAGCCCATCGTCCGCTACCGGCTGAATGATATTCTGACCGAAGCGGCAGAGCCGTGTCCCTGTGGTTCGCTGTTCACGGCCATTGAGCGGATCGAAGGACGCTGCGATGATATTCTGTATCTGCCCCATGCGGCAGAGAGCACGCACGTTACGGTATTCCCTGATTTCGTTACCCGGGCTGTGCTGGCGGCTTCCGCAGACATTGAACATTACCGGGTCATCCAGCACAGCCTGACTGAGCTGGAAATCTCCTATCGTACACGGACCGGTACCGATGAAGGCACGGAGCAGCAGATTACAACAGAGCTGACGCGCTTGTTCACGAGGCTATCCTGTCGCCCTCCGCAGTTGACTTTTACCGCTTACAGCTTCGTGCCCGGAACTGTGAAGCTGCGCCGGGTGGAGAGGGGCTGGAAGCTGTGAAGAACCGGGTAACACAGTATGACCGCGATTCTGCTCAGGGGCTGGACTGGCCGGATACGGAGTATGGGCGGTATGCCCGGGAGTATCTTACACCGCTGCTGGAGCGGGGAGCGCAACCTTTTATCGATAATGTGAGTACAACTGTTAAGGTGCTGACCATCGATGGGCTGCCGGTTCCGATTACCGTCAATGAAGCAGACTATGACAACTCGTATGTATGCTCACCCTATACCCACTATGTCAGCTATGCGCGTGAGGAACTGGCCCTGCTCAATAACCGGATGCTAGAGGGCTTATTATCGCTAATGCTCAAAGGAATGGGCTGGATGCTGCGGCAAGCACGGTTTAACCGGGTGGTTCAGGTGAATAACTGGCTGCTGTCCACCAATCTGTATCCTGCCTTAAGTGCGGAACAGCTGACGGCGATACTTGATTACCTCCGCCAGACTTATCCGGGTCATACCTTAATCTATCGTTCGCTTAGCCGGGAGACCTCGGGAGAAATCATCGGCAGACTGCAGGGGTATGGCTGCAAGCTCGTTCCAAGCCGGCAGATCTACCTGCTGCACCCGGATACCGCTGACTCCAAGGCTAGATGGCTAGTCAAACGTGACATGAAGCTGCTGGCGAAGCATGGCTATACTGAGGTTGGTCCGGAGGAGATCACACGGGAAGATATTCCCCGCATTGTGGAGCTGTACAGACTGCTGTATATCGATAAATATTCGGCTTATAATCCGCAGTTCACCGAAGCCTATATTGCCATGGCGCTGGAACGGCGAACCTTGCAGATCTACGGTCTGCGTAAGGAAGGAAGGCTGGATGCGGTGCTGGGCTTCTATGAGCGGGAGGGCGCGATGACGGCGCCATTGTTCGGTTATGACACAAGTCTGCCTCAGTCCCTAGGACTCTACCGTATGCTGTCCGCTGTGCTGATCGGGCTTGCAGGCAGCAGGGGGCTACTACTGCACGAGAGCTCCGGCGTCGGCCAGTTCAAGCGCAACCGGGGAGCGACTGGTGCCACTGAATATTCTGCGGTGTATGACCGGGGGACCACTCTGTTGAACCGCTGCGGCTGGTCCATCCTGGAGCTGCTGCTCCGGCGGATCGGCATGCCGCTTATTCAGAAGCTGAAGCTGTAGGCAGGAACCATGAATGTGAGACAGGAGGCAGAAGATGAACTTAGCTAACCGTATTACCTTGTTCAGGATATTGCTGATTCCGCTGTTTATTGCGCTTTTTCCCATTTACCCGGAAGCCTGGGTCAACCAATTCCCGATCCTGGCATACTTAGAGATACATGGTGTTTTTTATGCAGCTATAGTTTTTATTATGGCTTCTATAACAGACAAGCTGGACGGGTACGTGGCGAGAAAATATAACCAGATTACCAATTTAGGAAAGCTGCTTGATCCGTTGGCAGATAAGCTGCTTGTTGCTGCCGCGCTGATTCTAATGGTGAGTTTGCACATGATTCCTTCTTGGATTGCTTTTTTAATATTGGCGAGGGAAGTTATAATGATGGGTGTCCGTATCGCCGCTTCAGCGCAGAAGGTAGCTCTGGCAGCCGATAAATACGGCAAATGGAAGATGGTCCTGCAAGTTGCTGCAATCTCGGCAATTCTTTTGAACAATGCGCCCTTCAGCCTGTTTACTTCCTTCCCTGTTGACCTAACCCTGATGTATGGTGCATTAATCATTACCGTATACTCGGGTTACAACTACATTAAGAACAATTATCAGCTGCTGCAATTGGAGACTCATACATCACATCATTAAAAAAGGAGGTGCCCCATGAACACTAATCCAAGCCAGCCCCTGGGGCATGAACCGGTTGCGCTGATTACCGGGACCTCCAGCGGATTCGGGCTGCTGACGGCAATTACGCTGGCTCGCAGAGGGTACCGGGTCATTGCCACCATGCGGGATCTTGGCCGCAGCAAGGAGCTGGTTCAGCAGGCTGAGCAAGCGGGGGTGCGGGAGCGCATTCATCTGCTGGCACTGGATGTCACGGACGAAGCTTCGATTGCGTCTGCTGTTCAGGCTAGTCTTGAGCTCGCCGGCAGAATTGATGTGCTGGTGAACAACGCCGGCTTCGCCGTAGGCGGATTCGTGGAGGAGGTCAGCATGGAGGCTTGGCGAGGGCAGATGGAGACTAACTTTTTTGGCCTGATTGCCGTAACGAAGGCGGTGCTTCCTCTAATGCGGGTCCAGCGCAGCGGCCTAATCATTAACGTGAGCAGTGTCAGCGGACTGAGCGGATTCCCGGGCTATGGTCCGTATGCCGCCTCGAAGTTTGCGGTGGAAGGGTTCAGCGAGAGTCTGCGGCAGGAGATGCTCTCTTTTGGCGTCCGCGTTGTACTGGTTGAACCGGGCTCCTTCCGTACCCCCATCTGGGACAAAGGGATTACAGGTATGCACAGAAATGAAGGCTCCCCGTATCACACCAGGCTTGAGGAAGTGCTGCGGTACTCCCGGCGCGCGTCCGAGACGGCTCCCGATCCGCAGGAGGTAGCTGATCTGATTGGACGGATCACTGCCAAACGTGCACCGAAGCTGCGCTATCCTGTAGGCCGGGGCTCGCGGGTGCTCATGATCGGCAAGGCCCTGCTTCCCTGGAAGGTGCTGGAGGGGATTATCTCCAAATCACTGCGGGCAATGAAATGATAGCATGACAGAACAGAATAGGGGGGAATGCTTTTGCCGGGAACGGTTGGATTACATATATGCTTTGATGGGCAAGGCCGGGAGATTGAGGTGCTGGATGTGACCCGGGTCGACAAGGACACCTACCGGATTGAGGAGACGCCGATTTTTAACCCGGGGATTGCGCTTGGCGACATTATCCGGGTGAGTGAGCGTGAGGGGATCGCGTATTACATTGAGACGGTGAAGAAGTCCGGGCTTGTCCGGTATGCCTGGCTGCTGAGCAAAGAAACGGCGGCTTCCGGCGAGATCCGCAGCTTCACGGAGCGGGTTACAGAGCATGGGGGCAGATGGGAGCAGATCTTCGGGGGACTGCTGGTGATTTATTTGCCTAAGCACTCTGCTGTAGACGCGGAGCAGGAAATGTCGCGGATTATTGAGCATTTTGAAGGCTAATTATACGAATCTGAGGTGAAGGGAATTGAAGAAATTCTTGAAACAGTGGGTGCCGAGCATTGCCATTGGCATTATTCTATCTTTATTTATCCGTACCTACGTAGCGGAAGCAATGCGTGTGCCTACCGGCTCGATGATTCCGACTATAGCGATTAACGACCGGCTTGTGGTGGACAAAATGCTCTGGAATACCTCGCTGAAGCATGGCGATATCGTGGTGTTCCATCCGCCGGTTGCCGAAGATGCGCATAAAAGATATGTAAAACGGCTGATCGGTCTGCCGGGCGATGTGATTGAGATCAAGGAAGGCAAGCTGTACCGCAACCATGAGACTATTGCCGAGCCGTATCTCCAGGAAGCGATGACCTATACCTTCGGGCCGGTCACCGTTCCCGCAGACCATTATTTTTTCCTGGGCGACAACCGTAACGTCAGCTATGATGCTCACTTATGGGAGACTCCGTTCGTAGACAAGGATGCGCTGATCGGCAAAGTACTGTTCGATGTGAACCAGTTGTTCTAAATCGGGTAGTCGACCACCACAACGTTCTCCAGGATTCCCTCCAGCATGGATACGAACTTCTGATGGGCCGGATGAGGCCCGTAGGCACGCAGGGCTTCCTGACTCTCAAAGGTCACGCGGAGCCCCAACGTATAGCCGTGGACATTCTCCTGCTCCTCGGTCACATTAACGCCTGCTGTAAGGTCGATGATGCCGGGGATTTGCTTTTTTAGCGCCAGCAGTGCTTGTAACAGGTCTTGCTCCTGGATTGGTTCGAATTGCTCTTTGAAGCGGAAGGCGACGAGATGCTCATACATAATGGATTGATCCCCCTTGGGCAAAGTGTTGGACTGCATTAGCGATTATACTACAAATTGGACGGATGGAGGTTGAACAAGTTGACCAGAGATTCACTAGCCATAACCGACCCTATCAAGGCTCCTAAGTCTATTCAAACCTTGATAGCTATTCTGATCCCCATTATTTTTCTTTCGCTATCCCCCGGCCTCGATCCGGATAGGCATTTCTTTTTATACTACTTCAGACTGGGGTGGATAGGTGTCTGCTGCGTAGCCTTCCTCTTCATTCTCGTTAACGCGCTGCGGAAGGAAGGCCGGCTTCAGTGGGGGACGGATTCGCTTATTATTCGCAACGAGCACATCTCCGCGTCAGGGATTAAGGTCATTTACATAGATGGTCCGTTAGTAGGAATATTACCTGCAGGCAAACGGATTGTCCCGGTTAATCTCTGTTTCAGGTTCACAGAAGACACGGCAGCGGTGAGGAAGAGACTAATGAACTGGGCGGAAGAGAACGGAATTAGGCTGAAATACAAGAGATTTGTCAAATGGCTCTGAACAGAATATGGAAAGGCGTCTAAAGACAGGGATTCTATAGAACTAGATTGCTTGGAGTTTGTGACTTTCACCGGATTGTTACTTTACCGTCTGTTGACTATGATCAAGTGGAGCATAACGGAATATTCCTATCAAGCGGAAACAGCTTTGCCGTCCTTTCAAGGGCGGCATCCGTCTCAGCGAGAAATAGAAGGATAAGTTACCGTGTGAAACCTGTAAGTTCATATATTTAATACAAAAGGGGTGCTGGTACTTGAAAGTACATGTCACGGATCTGAAGCACGGTGATTGTCTCATGGCAGACACTTTCAATGGTGTAGGGCTGCACGTTCTCCCCAAGGGGACGCGTGTGGAACGGGAAGAGATTAGTATCCTGATCCGGCACAAAATTGATTATGTCGATATCGAGCAGCGCAGCGGGCTGAATACGGATGAAGAAGCTGCGCCCAGCCACGGGCTGCACGATGATTTTGATCTCGCTATTTTGAATTATGAAGCGATTTTTCTGGAAGCCTTGACGAAGGGCAGCTTCTCGCAGTCGGCAGTCGATGATACGCTGAAGCCGCTGCTGGAGACGTTGGAAGGGCAAAAGGATGTTGTCTCCCTGCTGCTCCTGTTGGACCGGGATGACATCGATACATATCACCACTCGTTACAGGTGGGCTTATTATCCTATTATATTGCTGCGTGGATGGGTTACTCCAAGGAGGAGCGCTTCTTGATCAGCCGTGCAGGCTACCTGCATGATATCGGCAAAAGCCAGGTGCCCCTGTCGATCCTGAACAAGCAGGGTCTGCTGACGGATTCCGAGAAGGATGAGCTGGCACGGCACACCTTCTATGGCTATGATCTGATCCGCGGCTCCAAAATGGACGAGGTTACCGCGCTGGTAGCCCTCCAGCATCATGAATATGAGGATGGTTCAGGCTATCCGAATCACTTGCTCAAAAAAGAGATCCATCCATACGCCCAGATTGTTTCCGTAGCCAACATCTATATGTCGCTCACCACCTCTACTGCGAACCGTCCCAAGCAGGGGCTGGTCACGGTGCTGCGCAAGGTACATGAGATGGGCTTCGGCAAGCTGAACGAGACGGTGGTGCAGGCATTGACCGGACATTTACTGCCGAGCTTCGTGGGCAAGAATGTACAGCTTAGCAACGGCGAAGTGGGCATGATCGTCATGAATAACCCGCTGGACCTCTTTAAGCCGCTGGTAAAAGTGGGCGAGAGCTTCCGGGATTTGTCGCGTGAACGCAGCCTGTCCATCGACGAAGTGGTGAACTGAATAACCGGATGAAGAGGCACTGTCCGCAGCGTCCTCTTCTAATGAACGGCCAGACTGTCCTTTTGGACGGTTTGGCTTTTTTTTATGTGCAGAAAGAAGAAAGGAGCTAGCACGCAGGAGTCCCGGTGACCGGAGGAAGGTTTGTGTTCAAGCCATAGATTGGCTATGATTAATGAGAGATGGAAGAGTTGCATAGAGATAGAGATTCTAGTCAGTCTGTGCAGCAGCATAAAGGAGAAATGAAGATGCATACCGACAACCAGTTAGAGAAATTGAAGCAGCTCAAATATGAGCTTACCCGCTTTATGATGATTTACAAGTTCGCTCTTGCCGAGATGGAGACCAAGATTGATATCCTCAAAGAGGAATTCCAGCTCCTTCACGACTATAGCCCGATTGAGCATACCAAGTCCCGGATCAAATCCCCGGAGAGCATTATGAAGAAAATGCTGCGTAAGAACAGTGAGTTGTCCCTCCCACAGATCAGAGCCAGTATTAAGGACATCGCCGGGCTGCGGATCACATGTTCGTTCATTTCGGATATTTATCAGGTTAGCGCCATGCTGCAGAAGCAGGACGATCTCAAAGTGCTTGAGGTGAAAGATTATATTAAAAACCCGAAGCCGAACGGTTATCAGAGTCTGCATCTGCTTATCGAGGTTCCCGTATTCATGTCGGACTGTCAGGAGCATGTCTGTGTTGAGGTACAGATCCGCACGATAGCTATGGATTTCTGGGCCAGTCTGGAGCATAAAATTTTCTATAAATACAGCCAGGCGGTTCCTGAGCATCTGACCCGTGAACTTAAGAATGCGGCTGACAAGGCGTACGAACTCGATGTGCAGATGGAGCGGCTGCACCGTGAAATTAAGGAAATCAAGGATTCGCAGGAGGACGAAGATCCATTCTCCGAGTTGCGGGATATGATTCTGGGCAATCAGCAGTTCAGTCTGCCGGACAACTTTGTTAAGTTGTTGAAGGAATAGAATATGGAGGGTGGCTGTTAGAAGGCGCATGCATAGAAAAGCCTACGTTACTGATCTGGATGGAACTCTGCTGAACTCGGAACAAAAGCTGTCGGCATACACTGTACAGGTGATTACAGAAGCGATGGAACAGGGAATGATTATCAGCTTTGCAACTGCAAGAGGATTTATCAGTGCTGACAGCGTAGTGGCAGATATCCCTTGGAGGTATCCGGTGATTCTTTATAATGGTGCGCTTATCTATGACAGCGTAGCACGTAGGGTGATTGACGGCTACTGGCTGGATCCCGCTATTTCCGGGGAAATTATAACGCTGGGGCGGGCTTATGGAATCACCCCTTTTCATTTTTTGCTGGATGCAACAGGCAGTGAGCGGGTGTTGTATGAAGCTCCTACCCGGACTGGTGATGTGGAGTTCTGTAATTCCCGGAAGAATGATGTGCGTTTCCGTCAGGTAGAGATGCTTGAATGTCCTGCCGGGCACCGGACCGTTGTAATGACTTTTATAGGTAAGTTGGAGGAGCTGGAGCCGCTTCACCAGAAGGTGCTTGAGCGCTTTGGCGCAGAAGTTCATATTCATTTTATGAAGGATATATACATAGAGGATCATTATTTTTTGGAATTTAGCCATCCGAATGCGAATAAAAGTCAAGGGCTTAAGCTATGGGCACAGCATATGGACCTTCTTGCCACGGATATTGTGGTGTTCGGCGATCACTTGAATGATCTGGGCCTGTTCGCTGCGGCCGGGACGAGTGTTGCGGTTGAGAACGCTCAAGAGGAGCTCAAAGTAATTGCACATGTAATTACAGCATCCAATAATGATGATGGTGTAGCAGTGTTTCTCGCGGAGACTATGAACAAGGGAGCGATTACAGGATGAGTGACAAGCGTCTTCGTACCATTGCAGTGAACCAGGCGGGTTATTCAAGCGGAGGAGATAAGCTGGCTCTGTTCTCCGGTGATAACCCACGTTATCATATAATTGACATAGCAAGTAAGAATGTGGTATTCACCGGACAGACCGGGGCTTATATTGAGGATAAGCCCAGCGGCTGCCGTGTACGCAGCGGAGATTTCTCGGCGCTTACCTCACCCGGGAAGTACCGGATCGAAGGGGCGGAGGGCGAGCAGTCCGCTGCATTTGTTATTGCAGACAAGCCGTATCAGGAGCTGCAGCAGGGATTGCTGAAGGCCTTCTATTACTACCGCTGCGGCGTGGAACTTGACGGAGAGTATGCGGGAGCCTGGGGGCATAAGGCCTGCCATCTGGCAGAGGGTACAGTCATCGGCCAGCCTGGGCTGAGTCTGGACAGCAGCGGAGGGTGGCACGATGCGGGAGACTACGGAAAATACTCCGGGCCGGGAGCGAAGGCCGTAACAGATCTTCTTCTGGCTTGGGAGCTGTATCCTGCGGCATTTGCTGGTGTACATACGCTTCCAGAGAGTGACGGCAGCCTGCCGGATGTCCTGCTGGAATGCACAGTGGAGCTGGACTGGCTATTCAAAATGCAGGAGTCCGGCAGCGGCGGGGTCTACCACAAGCTGACCACGGCGCATTTCCCCGGCCTTGATGTGATGCCGGAGGAGGATACTGCGGAGCTGTATTTCTCGCCGGTCTCTGCGGCTGCTACCGGGGACTTCGCCGGGGTGATGGCTATGGCGGCGCGGATCTACAAGCCGTTCGATGAGGCATATGCGGCGCGGTGTCTGGAAGCCGCGCGGGCTGCCTGGAGCTGGCTGACTGCGCATCCGCATGTACCAGGCTTCACCAATCCGCGAGGGATTACCACGGGGGAATATGGCGATAAGGTTGACAGCGACGAGCGCTTCTGGGCAGCGGCGGAGCTATTCCGCACGACAGGAGATGAACAATTCCACAGTGCGGCGCTTGAGCTTGCCAAGCTGCCGTTCCCCAAATACAGCTTCGGCTGGGGGGATATGGGCGGCTATGGCACACTGGCATATCTGCTCATAGGGGAAGCAGGCACGGAGCCATCTCTCTATGCTGAGCTAAGGGAGGGCTTGCTGGCAGAAGCAGACCGCCTGCTGCGGCAGAGCCATGACGACGGCTACAGAATCTCGCTGCTGGAGCAGGACTATATCTGGGGCAGCAATATGCTGGTCATGAACCATGCCATGCTGCTGCTGGCAGCGGAACATTTCAGCGGGGAACAGGAATATGCTGCTTGTGCTCTGGATCATCTGCATTACCTGCTGGGCCGCAATGTGCTGGGGATCAGCTATGTGAGCGGCTTCGGCGAACATGCGGTCATGCATCCCCATCACCGCCCGTCTGTGGGCGATCATGTGGTTGAGCCGGTTCCGGGCTTGGTGGTTGGCGGTCCGGACCGGGGACTGCATGATGAATATGTGAAGGAGCATTTGCGGCGCAAACCCGCAGCCCAGTGTTACGCGGATCACGAGGACAGTTATTCTACGAACGAGGTAACGATCTACTGGAATTCACCGGCATTGTTCGTGACGGCGAGATTCAATTGCTGATCAGATAAGGAGACGGGCCCATGCAGTCATTTAAAGTGATTAGTCTGGATATGTTCCAGACCCTGGTGAATATTGAGAGCAGGCGGGCAGAGGTCTGGAGGCCGATTCTCCAGCAGAAGTTCAGTGAAGCAAGGGCACTGCAGCTCGGCAAGCAATTGCTGAGCCGTTATTATGCCGCAGCCTGCGAAGCCCGGGAGGCGGGTACTTTTATCAGTAGCAGAGAGATTTATTACAGAGGGTTTCAGAGCGTATTCCAGGAGTCCGGTTTGGATTGCGATTGTGAGCAGGCAGTGGATAACCTCTTTGCCCAACACCGGCTGTCTGAAATGTACGAAGACACAGAGGCCTTCTTACAGCGCATATGCCGGGATTATCAAGTGTGCATTGTAAGTGATACAGATGATCTAATGCTTCCTGAGTTCTACCGGAATTATCCCATCGCGCTGTTCACCTCTGAGACGTATCAGTCATATAAGAATGACACGCATAACCGTATGTTTACTGAGGTGATAACCCATTATGGGGTGGAGCCGGAGCAAATTATCCACATTGGAGACTCTGCGTCAGATATTCTCGGAGCAGCCAGAGCCGGAATCAAATCCTGCTGGCTCAACCGGAACGGTCAGCCCTGGGAGCTTGAAGTCAAGCCGGATGTTACAGCGGGAACACTGGAAGAGGCCTATGAGCTGATATCCAGAGAACAATAACAAAGGAGCCGTGAGCGAAATGAACGACAATGTGGACGAGCAGGAGCTGGAATTGTTAAAATACCCGATTGGAAGATTCGCCGCTAAGGGGAACCGGACAGCAGAGGTGCGGGAAGAATCGGTTGCGGTCTTTAGGCAGTTGGCAGAGGAGCTGCGGGCAGCAGTCCAGCCGCTAACGGCGGAACAGCAGCATACCCCTTACCGGCCGGGCGGCTGGACCGTGATTCAGGTCGTGCATCATCTCGCCGATACGGGCATGTACGCGTACCTCCGCTTCAAGCGTGGACTGACGGAGGAAGCGCCGCTGGTTCCAAGCTACAGACAGGATCTGTGGGCGGAACTGAGCGATTCTTCCAACGAACCGGTGGAATCCTCACTCCAGCTCATCGGACTGCTTAACCGCAGATTCGCGACCTTACTGGAGTCCTTGCAGCCTGAGGATTATGACCGGACCTTCGTAAGCGGCGGTCTTGGTGAGATGACACTGGATGCTGCAGTGGAGAGGTACATCTGGCACAGCCGCCATCATATCGCGCAGATTACAGCATTGATCCAGCGAAGCGGCTGGTAAATGATAACTTTGTTTTAGCATAAAAAGACGGAGGGGTTGTGTACCCTACGTCTTTTTATTTTGTCCGGGACCGGAAAAGGGTGTGGAGGCCCGACGAGTATACGAGGAGTCTGGAATGTATGCGGAAAACAGCATACATTCGGTGGAGACGAGGTTTCCGGGGCAAAATGTATGCCGAAAACAGCATACAATAGCACAGGGCGGAACCGGGCCCTACGAGACGTTGCTCCTTTTAGGGTTGCAGCCCCATCCAGCCCAGCCCGTCCGCCTAATCTATTATCGAATGAACCTGTCACCTGGGCATGGGCGGATACATATCCTATAACCAGAACGATAAAAAAACGGCCCCGAGGAAAGGACGGATATGTGTGACCTCTTATATGGACTATACGTCGCCCAATACACAGTTTACGTTTGATATGAATGGCAACACCTTATTCAAGAAGGATGACTGCAATTATATCAACGTACTGGGCATCAAAAATCTGAACACCCTGGAGAATACTTCGCTGCTCGATATCTATCTCAGCAGATCCAATGTGGTCGAGCCGCATTATCATCAAAATGCCGCTGAGCTGGTCTATTGTATCTCGGGCGCGGCAGTGGTGTCACTGATCAACCCGTTTACGAACGAGCTGCTGCATTTTCCGATCACTCCGGGTCAGGTTGCCAATGTGCCGCAGGGCTGGTGGCATTATGAAGTGGCCACGATGGATTGCACCCATCTGCTGGCGATCTTCGATGCCCCTACACCGGAGGTCATCCTCGGTTCGGATCTTCTGAGCCTAACCCCGGCTAATGTGTTGGCACATACCTATTGCCTTAATGAAGCGCTGGTTAAGGAAGCACTCGCTCCGGTGAAGCCTCAGACCTTCATTGGTCCGCCTGCGGATTGCTGTCCCCCTGCGAAGGCGGCAGCCGAGAATATGAAGGGAACCCACATCGCTCCTGCCAATATGGCGCCGATGATGGCTAATGCGAACATGCAGCCTTACATGCACCAGCAGCAGGCTCCGCAATCCTTCGGATACCAGCCGATGGCGGTACATGGTTATTATGCGCAGCCATATGCCCAGCCCTACCGCCAGCAGCAATACGTCCAGGCTACTCCGCAAGCTGTACATGAGGCTGGAACCGAATAACAGAATCCAAACAGCACCAACGGCAGCGTATTCTGTGAATACAGAATGACGCTGCCGTTTTTTTGCGAATATAAGAACTTATATGTTTCACATTATAACTTAGCTTGTCTTCAGTGATTCTTATCTGGAACCTGGAAGGAATGCAGATAATTCTGAATATCCTCCTGCGGGGTCTCGAGCAGACCGGCCAGCATGCTTTGAATAGCATACAGGGCCGCAACCTTTTCGTCGATTTCGGTGATTTTGTCGCGGACGAGTTCCTTCAAGGTCTCTTCATCCATCTTCGAGCCGAGCAGGGCAAGCGCCGCCTGGATTTCTTTCAGTGAATAACCCAGTACTTTGGCATCCTTGATGAACTTCAGCTTCACCAGAACATCTGCAGAGTAGATCCGGTATCCCTTAGCGGTCCGCTCCGGCACTGGCAGGATCCCGCTGTCTTCATAGTAACGGATGGTTGCCGCACTCAGCCCCGCCTGCCGCGCCAGCTCCCCACGGG is a window encoding:
- a CDS encoding SDR family oxidoreductase — protein: MNTNPSQPLGHEPVALITGTSSGFGLLTAITLARRGYRVIATMRDLGRSKELVQQAEQAGVRERIHLLALDVTDEASIASAVQASLELAGRIDVLVNNAGFAVGGFVEEVSMEAWRGQMETNFFGLIAVTKAVLPLMRVQRSGLIINVSSVSGLSGFPGYGPYAASKFAVEGFSESLRQEMLSFGVRVVLVEPGSFRTPIWDKGITGMHRNEGSPYHTRLEEVLRYSRRASETAPDPQEVADLIGRITAKRAPKLRYPVGRGSRVLMIGKALLPWKVLEGIISKSLRAMK
- a CDS encoding GNAT family N-acetyltransferase; protein product: MKNRVTQYDRDSAQGLDWPDTEYGRYAREYLTPLLERGAQPFIDNVSTTVKVLTIDGLPVPITVNEADYDNSYVCSPYTHYVSYAREELALLNNRMLEGLLSLMLKGMGWMLRQARFNRVVQVNNWLLSTNLYPALSAEQLTAILDYLRQTYPGHTLIYRSLSRETSGEIIGRLQGYGCKLVPSRQIYLLHPDTADSKARWLVKRDMKLLAKHGYTEVGPEEITREDIPRIVELYRLLYIDKYSAYNPQFTEAYIAMALERRTLQIYGLRKEGRLDAVLGFYEREGAMTAPLFGYDTSLPQSLGLYRMLSAVLIGLAGSRGLLLHESSGVGQFKRNRGATGATEYSAVYDRGTTLLNRCGWSILELLLRRIGMPLIQKLKL
- a CDS encoding Dabb family protein — encoded protein: MYEHLVAFRFKEQFEPIQEQDLLQALLALKKQIPGIIDLTAGVNVTEEQENVHGYTLGLRVTFESQEALRAYGPHPAHQKFVSMLEGILENVVVVDYPI
- the lepB gene encoding signal peptidase I, which translates into the protein MKKFLKQWVPSIAIGIILSLFIRTYVAEAMRVPTGSMIPTIAINDRLVVDKMLWNTSLKHGDIVVFHPPVAEDAHKRYVKRLIGLPGDVIEIKEGKLYRNHETIAEPYLQEAMTYTFGPVTVPADHYFFLGDNRNVSYDAHLWETPFVDKDALIGKVLFDVNQLF
- a CDS encoding DUF4265 domain-containing protein: MPGTVGLHICFDGQGREIEVLDVTRVDKDTYRIEETPIFNPGIALGDIIRVSEREGIAYYIETVKKSGLVRYAWLLSKETAASGEIRSFTERVTEHGGRWEQIFGGLLVIYLPKHSAVDAEQEMSRIIEHFEG
- a CDS encoding GTP pyrophosphokinase family protein, with the protein product MHTDNQLEKLKQLKYELTRFMMIYKFALAEMETKIDILKEEFQLLHDYSPIEHTKSRIKSPESIMKKMLRKNSELSLPQIRASIKDIAGLRITCSFISDIYQVSAMLQKQDDLKVLEVKDYIKNPKPNGYQSLHLLIEVPVFMSDCQEHVCVEVQIRTIAMDFWASLEHKIFYKYSQAVPEHLTRELKNAADKAYELDVQMERLHREIKEIKDSQEDEDPFSELRDMILGNQQFSLPDNFVKLLKE
- the pgsA gene encoding CDP-diacylglycerol--glycerol-3-phosphate 3-phosphatidyltransferase, whose translation is MNLANRITLFRILLIPLFIALFPIYPEAWVNQFPILAYLEIHGVFYAAIVFIMASITDKLDGYVARKYNQITNLGKLLDPLADKLLVAAALILMVSLHMIPSWIAFLILAREVIMMGVRIAASAQKVALAADKYGKWKMVLQVAAISAILLNNAPFSLFTSFPVDLTLMYGALIITVYSGYNYIKNNYQLLQLETHTSHH
- a CDS encoding HAD hydrolase family protein, with the translated sequence MHRKAYVTDLDGTLLNSEQKLSAYTVQVITEAMEQGMIISFATARGFISADSVVADIPWRYPVILYNGALIYDSVARRVIDGYWLDPAISGEIITLGRAYGITPFHFLLDATGSERVLYEAPTRTGDVEFCNSRKNDVRFRQVEMLECPAGHRTVVMTFIGKLEELEPLHQKVLERFGAEVHIHFMKDIYIEDHYFLEFSHPNANKSQGLKLWAQHMDLLATDIVVFGDHLNDLGLFAAAGTSVAVENAQEELKVIAHVITASNNDDGVAVFLAETMNKGAITG
- a CDS encoding glycoside hydrolase family 9 protein; translated protein: MSDKRLRTIAVNQAGYSSGGDKLALFSGDNPRYHIIDIASKNVVFTGQTGAYIEDKPSGCRVRSGDFSALTSPGKYRIEGAEGEQSAAFVIADKPYQELQQGLLKAFYYYRCGVELDGEYAGAWGHKACHLAEGTVIGQPGLSLDSSGGWHDAGDYGKYSGPGAKAVTDLLLAWELYPAAFAGVHTLPESDGSLPDVLLECTVELDWLFKMQESGSGGVYHKLTTAHFPGLDVMPEEDTAELYFSPVSAAATGDFAGVMAMAARIYKPFDEAYAARCLEAARAAWSWLTAHPHVPGFTNPRGITTGEYGDKVDSDERFWAAAELFRTTGDEQFHSAALELAKLPFPKYSFGWGDMGGYGTLAYLLIGEAGTEPSLYAELREGLLAEADRLLRQSHDDGYRISLLEQDYIWGSNMLVMNHAMLLLAAEHFSGEQEYAACALDHLHYLLGRNVLGISYVSGFGEHAVMHPHHRPSVGDHVVEPVPGLVVGGPDRGLHDEYVKEHLRRKPAAQCYADHEDSYSTNEVTIYWNSPALFVTARFNC
- a CDS encoding HD domain-containing phosphohydrolase, translating into MKVHVTDLKHGDCLMADTFNGVGLHVLPKGTRVEREEISILIRHKIDYVDIEQRSGLNTDEEAAPSHGLHDDFDLAILNYEAIFLEALTKGSFSQSAVDDTLKPLLETLEGQKDVVSLLLLLDRDDIDTYHHSLQVGLLSYYIAAWMGYSKEERFLISRAGYLHDIGKSQVPLSILNKQGLLTDSEKDELARHTFYGYDLIRGSKMDEVTALVALQHHEYEDGSGYPNHLLKKEIHPYAQIVSVANIYMSLTTSTANRPKQGLVTVLRKVHEMGFGKLNETVVQALTGHLLPSFVGKNVQLSNGEVGMIVMNNPLDLFKPLVKVGESFRDLSRERSLSIDEVVN